In Roseofilum casamattae BLCC-M143, the following are encoded in one genomic region:
- a CDS encoding septal ring lytic transglycosylase RlpA family protein, with amino-acid sequence MKQHLWKSLAVSALVMTLGFESSGHAETADTDRALDNLSASAAQTARKDNTLEEPATLVAETEEIEVEADRAPVEAIEPAKQSQQSKAKPTKIYPHLMDGKLAATLYVRDIPVLTFLGDTLQVPPTDTPDAAPASLPNLSETEPMRAAEALADKLGEWVRTEDDAKAIALRWDEDEEYYRIEANKQTLIVLDNGAMLPDTTGNETQDAVQVTNRLRRLLGNAPPVSEIYGKPAIAPSKPASSSSSSPEQPAAVKAISGWASWYGPGFHGNLTANGEIYDQYALTAAHRTLPFGTKVRVTNMDNGRVIVLRINDRGPYVRNRVIDLSKAAAQHLGLMQSGVAPVRVEILK; translated from the coding sequence ATGAAACAACATCTTTGGAAAAGCTTAGCCGTCTCTGCCCTAGTCATGACCTTAGGATTTGAATCCTCCGGTCATGCCGAGACAGCCGATACCGATCGCGCCCTCGACAACCTTTCGGCATCGGCAGCCCAAACAGCTCGTAAAGACAACACTTTAGAAGAGCCTGCCACTCTCGTTGCAGAAACGGAGGAGATTGAGGTTGAAGCCGATCGAGCGCCTGTAGAAGCGATCGAGCCAGCTAAACAGAGCCAACAGTCTAAGGCGAAACCAACAAAAATTTATCCTCACCTTATGGATGGTAAGTTAGCGGCAACGCTATACGTCCGAGATATTCCCGTACTTACATTTTTGGGCGACACGCTACAAGTTCCGCCAACCGACACTCCCGATGCTGCTCCAGCGAGTTTGCCCAACCTATCAGAAACGGAGCCGATGAGAGCAGCCGAAGCGCTAGCAGACAAACTCGGTGAATGGGTACGAACTGAAGACGATGCGAAAGCGATCGCCCTCAGATGGGACGAAGACGAAGAGTACTATCGCATTGAAGCCAACAAGCAAACTTTGATCGTGCTTGACAATGGAGCCATGTTACCCGATACGACAGGCAACGAAACCCAGGATGCCGTGCAGGTGACCAACCGGTTGCGGCGACTGTTAGGCAACGCGCCTCCCGTATCCGAAATCTATGGGAAACCGGCGATCGCTCCGAGCAAACCTGCCAGCAGTTCCAGTAGCTCTCCAGAACAGCCCGCGGCCGTAAAAGCCATCAGTGGTTGGGCGTCCTGGTACGGTCCGGGATTCCATGGCAACTTAACGGCAAATGGAGAAATTTACGACCAGTATGCCTTAACGGCAGCTCACCGCACCTTGCCTTTCGGTACGAAGGTTCGAGTAACGAATATGGATAACGGTCGCGTCATTGTGCTGCGCATCAACGACCGAGGTCCTTACGTTCGCAATCGGGTCATCGATTTGTCCAAAGCCGCAGCCCAACACCTGGGACTGATGCAGTCTGGAGTCGCCCCGGTACGGGTAGAGATCCTGAAATAA
- a CDS encoding bifunctional pantoate--beta-alanine ligase/(d)CMP kinase, translated as MHLYHTVAALQCYRQQQLPSTSIALVPTMGALHRGHLSLIERARAENDRVVVSIFVNPLQFGPNEDLLSYPRTLEQDCQLCEEAGVDAIFIPNAKTVGIDEGTNPTLVVPPTEMTAVLCGRTRAHHFQGVATIVTKLLNLARPHRAYFGQKDAQQLAIIRRLVRDLHIDTEIVGCPIVREESGLAMSSRNEYLTPLEREKAAVLYRGLQQVRKQFEQGKRTREALISTFTATISVIEDVQLEYVDLVDPQTLAPLQAIAFEGLLSVAARVGSTRLIDNMMLRDRQPIIAIDGPAGAGKSTIARKVADSLGLLYLDTGAMYRAVTWLVQQEGVSLEDEPAIVELVDECEIELASPATTLSSPANTLTELNEPQVSINGKNVTHQIRSREVTADVSAIARLGVVRQKLVEQQKSWGRQGGLVAEGRDIGTHVFPDAELKIFLTASVEERAKRRQEDYKVRNAEIDSSPIPTTEELEQDIRQRDYTDSHREIAPLQKSPEAIEIQTDSLSIEEVTEKILSLYRQSYVPSESSV; from the coding sequence GTGCATCTTTATCATACCGTTGCTGCCCTACAATGCTATCGACAGCAGCAACTTCCCTCAACATCGATCGCTCTGGTGCCAACTATGGGGGCGCTCCATAGAGGACACCTGAGTTTGATCGAGCGCGCTCGAGCTGAAAACGACCGGGTGGTGGTGAGTATTTTTGTTAACCCTTTGCAGTTCGGCCCGAACGAGGATTTGCTCTCGTACCCGCGTACCTTAGAGCAGGACTGCCAGTTGTGCGAGGAAGCGGGAGTTGATGCCATCTTTATTCCCAATGCGAAAACCGTTGGTATTGATGAGGGTACGAATCCCACATTAGTCGTGCCTCCAACAGAAATGACAGCCGTATTGTGCGGTCGGACTCGTGCCCATCATTTTCAAGGGGTAGCAACGATTGTGACTAAGCTATTGAATCTTGCGCGCCCTCACCGAGCCTATTTTGGCCAAAAAGATGCCCAACAATTGGCAATTATTCGCCGATTGGTACGAGATTTGCATATCGATACGGAAATCGTGGGATGCCCGATCGTGCGCGAGGAATCGGGTTTGGCCATGAGTTCTCGCAATGAGTATCTGACTCCCCTAGAACGAGAGAAAGCAGCCGTGTTATATCGCGGCTTGCAACAAGTACGAAAGCAGTTTGAGCAAGGCAAACGCACTCGCGAAGCATTAATTTCAACGTTTACAGCAACGATCTCGGTTATCGAAGATGTGCAACTAGAATATGTGGATTTAGTCGATCCGCAGACTCTGGCCCCTTTACAGGCGATCGCCTTTGAGGGATTATTAAGTGTTGCTGCTCGAGTCGGCTCGACTCGCTTGATTGATAATATGATGTTGCGCGATCGTCAACCCATTATTGCTATTGACGGCCCTGCTGGAGCGGGAAAATCAACCATTGCTCGCAAAGTGGCTGATTCTTTAGGATTGCTCTATTTGGATACCGGAGCAATGTATCGTGCTGTCACTTGGCTCGTGCAACAAGAGGGCGTTTCCTTAGAAGACGAACCTGCCATTGTGGAACTGGTTGATGAGTGCGAGATTGAGCTGGCCTCGCCGGCTACGACTCTCAGTTCCCCAGCCAATACCTTGACGGAACTGAACGAACCGCAAGTCTCGATTAATGGTAAAAATGTGACTCATCAGATTCGCTCGCGAGAGGTGACTGCAGATGTTTCGGCGATCGCCCGCTTGGGAGTAGTTCGCCAAAAACTAGTCGAGCAACAGAAGTCATGGGGCCGGCAAGGAGGACTGGTGGCTGAAGGACGGGACATCGGTACTCATGTCTTTCCCGATGCCGAACTGAAAATTTTCTTAACCGCTTCGGTGGAAGAGCGCGCTAAACGGCGACAAGAAGATTATAAGGTGCGAAATGCTGAAATTGACTCCTCTCCTATTCCCACCACTGAGGAACTCGAACAAGATATCCGCCAGCGAGATTATACGGATAGCCATCGGGAAATTGCTCCCTTACAGAAAAGTCCAGAGGCGATCGAAATTCAAACCGACTCTCTGAGTATTGAAGAAGTAACGGAGAAAATTTTGTCTCTCTATCGGCAGAGTTATGTCCCGTCTGAATCCTCAGTTTAA